Proteins encoded by one window of Juglans regia cultivar Chandler chromosome 15, Walnut 2.0, whole genome shotgun sequence:
- the LOC109008889 gene encoding proteasome subunit beta type-3-A has product MSIFEYNGSALVAMVGKNCFAIASDRRLGVQLQTIATDFQRIYKIHDRLFLGLSGLATDAQTLYQRLVFRHKLYQLREERDMKPETFASLVSAVLYEKRFGPYFCQPVIAGLGEEDKPFICTMDSIGAKELAKDFVVAGTASESLYGACEAMFKPDMEAEELFETISQALLSSVDRDCLSGWGGHVYVITPTEVKERILKGRMD; this is encoded by the exons atGTCG ATTTTCGAGTACAATGGATCTGCTCTGGTTGCCATGGTGGGAAAGAACTGCTTCGCCATCGCCAGTGATCGTAGGCTCGGAGTTCAGCTCCAAACCATCGCCACCGACTTTCAAAGGATCTATAAGATTCACGATCGCCTATTCCTCGGTCTCTCTGGACTCGCCACCGACGCTCAGACTCT GTATCAACGGCTTGTGTTCCGCCACAAGCTGTATCAGCTTCGTGAAGAGAGAGACATGAAGCCTGAAACTTTTGCAAGCCTAGTCTCTGCTGTTCTGTATGAGAAAAG GTTTGGTCCATACTTCTGTCAGCCTGTAATTGCTGGATTGGGTGAAGAAGACAAGCCATTCATTTGCACTATGGATTCAATTGGAGCCAA GGAACTAGCAAAAGATTTTGTTGTTGCTGGCACTGCCTCAGAGTCTCTCTATGGTGCTTGTGAGGCAATGTTCAAGCCCGACATG GAAGCAGAGGAATTGTTTGAGACCATCTCTCAAGCCCTGCTATCGTCAGTTGATCGAGACTGTTTGAGTGGATGGGGAGgacatgtttatgtcat AACACCGACTGAAGTAAAGGAGAGGATCTTGAAGGGAAGGATGGATTGA
- the LOC109008888 gene encoding NAC domain-containing protein 2-like codes for MTSELVLPPGFRFHPTDEELVVHYLCRKCASQPISVPIITEIDLYKYDPWELPTMASYGEKEWYFFSPRDRKYPNGTRPNRAAGTGYWKATGADKPIGKPKALGIKKALVFYSGKAPRGEKTNWIMHEYRLDVDRSARKKQSLRLDDWVLCRIYNKKGSIEKQQLQKMNSSAMEDTKPEILTGGRTTLAAHPAPAMTAKSNDYMYYDTSDSVPRLHTDSSCSEQVVSPELTCEVQSEPKYWEKALEFPYSSTMDGTFNSGFGSQFQSSNQMSSLQDVLTLLQNPF; via the exons ATGACATCGGAGTTGGTGTTACCTCCTGGCTTCAGATTCCATCCGACGGACGAGGAGCTCGTCGTGCACTACCTTTGCCGGAAATGTGCGTCACAGCCGATCTCTGTGCCGATTATAACCGAAATCGACCTCTACAAATACGATCCTTGGGAACTACcga CCATGGCGTCCTACGGAGAGAAAGAGTGGTACTTCTTTTCACCGAGAGACCGGAAGTACCCAAACGGCACAAGGCCGAACCGGGCGGCTGGGACCGGTTACTGGAAGGCGACCGGAGCCGATAAGCCTATCGGGAAGCCGAAGGCGCTCGGTATCAAGAAGGCTCTGGTGTTCTACTCCGGAAAGGCTCCCAGAGGAGAGAAAACCAATTGGATCATGCACGAGTATCGGCTGGACGTGGATCGCTCGGCTCGCAAGAAGCAAAGTTTAAGG CTGGACGATTGGGTTCTGTGCCGCATTTACAACAAGAAGGGCAGTATCGAGAAGCAACAATTGCAGAAGATGAACAGCTCGGCAATGGAGGACACGAAGCCGGAGATTCTGACCGGCGGTAGGACCACGTTGGCGGCACATCCCGCTCCTGCGATGACTGCGAAGTCGAACGATTATATGTACTACGACACGTCAGATTCGGTGCCGAGGCTGCACACGGACTCGAGCTGCTCGGAGCAGGTGGTGTCGCCGGAACTCACGTGCGAGGTGCAGAGCGAGCCAAAGTACTGGGAAAAGGCACTGGAGTTCCCATATAGTAGTACCATGGATGGCACCTTCAACAGCGGGTTCGGGTCGCAATTCCAGAGTAGTAATCAGATGTCGTCGTTACAAGATGTACTGACATTGCTGCAGAATCCGTTTTGA